Proteins from a single region of Oncorhynchus keta strain PuntledgeMale-10-30-2019 chromosome 20, Oket_V2, whole genome shotgun sequence:
- the LOC118399372 gene encoding retinol dehydrogenase 11-like isoform X1, whose product MWKELKKNQLVKYGAVTTVSTISYVLLRKWIAGGICHSRAKLHGRTVVITGANTGIGKETAWDMAMRGNVMRVFSDGRYCVFSGARVIMACRDLTRGEAAATEIRSSTGNTNVVVQQLNLASLGSVRQFAREFIATETRLDILINNAGIMLCPKSFTVDGFESQFAVNHLGHFLLTNLLLDMLKASTPSRVVTVSSIAHQGGKIHYDDLNFDMKGYNSVIAYKQSKLANLLFSRELARRTKGTGVTAYSLHPGVIRTELWRHSQSKYPMLSSMLSAPAWLLMKTPREGAQTTIYCAVTEGLEEKSGYYFSDCQVKEPALEGRDDLAALRLWGVSAGLVGLN is encoded by the exons ATGTGGAAAGAATTGAAGAAAAACCAGCTCGTCAAGTACGGCGCTGTGACCACAGTGTCAACCATCA GCTATGTTTTACTGAGAAAGTGGATCGCCGGTGGGATATGCCACAGCCGTGCCAAACTGCATGGAAGGACTGTGGTGATCACTGGTGCCAACACTGGTATCGGCAAGGAGACGGCCTGGGATATGGCCATGAGAG GGAATGTGATGAGGGTGTTCTCAGATGGACGGTACTGCGTGTTCTCAGGAGCCCGGGTGATTATGGCTTGCCGAGACCTCACCAGGGGAGAGGCCGCTGCAACAGAGATCCGCAGTTCTACTGGAAATACTAACGTGGTGGTGCAACAACTAAACCTGGCCTCCCTCGGGTCAGTACGACAGTTTGCCAGGGAATTCATTGCCACGGAGACCCGTCTGGACATACTTATCAACAACGCAG GTATAATGCTATGTCCCAAAAGCTTCACAGTGGATGGGTTTGAGAGTCAATTTGCTGTCAATCACCTAGGTCACTTCCTATTGACCAATCTTCTCCTGGACATGCTGAAAGCCTCCACCCCCAGCCGCGTCGTCACTGTGTCTAGCATCGCTCATCAAGGCG GAAAAATCCACTATGATGACCTTAACTTTGATATGAAGGGGTACAACTCAGTAATTGCCTACAAGCAGAGTAAACTGGCCAATCTCCTCTTCTCTAGGGAGCTGGCACGAAGGACCAAAG GTACTGGAGTCACGGCGTATTCCCTGCACCCAGGGGTTATCCGGACAGAGCTGTGGCGCCACTCGCAGTCAAAGTACCCCATGCTGAGTTCCATGCTGTCAGCCCCCGCCTGGCTCCTGATGAAGACCCCCAGGGAGGGGGCCCAGACCACCATCTACTGCGCCGTCACTGAGGGGCTGGAGGAGAAGAGCGGCTACTACTTCAG TGACTGTCAGGTAAAGGAGCCAGCTCTTGAGGGGAGAGATGATCTTGCAGCACTGAGACTATGGGGCGTTAGCGCCGGGCTAGTGGGACTCAATTAA
- the LOC118399372 gene encoding retinol dehydrogenase 11-like isoform X2, protein MWKELKKNQLVKYGAVTTVSTISYVLLRKWIAGGICHSRAKLHGRTVVITGANTGIGKETAWDMAMRGARVIMACRDLTRGEAAATEIRSSTGNTNVVVQQLNLASLGSVRQFAREFIATETRLDILINNAGIMLCPKSFTVDGFESQFAVNHLGHFLLTNLLLDMLKASTPSRVVTVSSIAHQGGKIHYDDLNFDMKGYNSVIAYKQSKLANLLFSRELARRTKGTGVTAYSLHPGVIRTELWRHSQSKYPMLSSMLSAPAWLLMKTPREGAQTTIYCAVTEGLEEKSGYYFSDCQVKEPALEGRDDLAALRLWGVSAGLVGLN, encoded by the exons ATGTGGAAAGAATTGAAGAAAAACCAGCTCGTCAAGTACGGCGCTGTGACCACAGTGTCAACCATCA GCTATGTTTTACTGAGAAAGTGGATCGCCGGTGGGATATGCCACAGCCGTGCCAAACTGCATGGAAGGACTGTGGTGATCACTGGTGCCAACACTGGTATCGGCAAGGAGACGGCCTGGGATATGGCCATGAGAG GAGCCCGGGTGATTATGGCTTGCCGAGACCTCACCAGGGGAGAGGCCGCTGCAACAGAGATCCGCAGTTCTACTGGAAATACTAACGTGGTGGTGCAACAACTAAACCTGGCCTCCCTCGGGTCAGTACGACAGTTTGCCAGGGAATTCATTGCCACGGAGACCCGTCTGGACATACTTATCAACAACGCAG GTATAATGCTATGTCCCAAAAGCTTCACAGTGGATGGGTTTGAGAGTCAATTTGCTGTCAATCACCTAGGTCACTTCCTATTGACCAATCTTCTCCTGGACATGCTGAAAGCCTCCACCCCCAGCCGCGTCGTCACTGTGTCTAGCATCGCTCATCAAGGCG GAAAAATCCACTATGATGACCTTAACTTTGATATGAAGGGGTACAACTCAGTAATTGCCTACAAGCAGAGTAAACTGGCCAATCTCCTCTTCTCTAGGGAGCTGGCACGAAGGACCAAAG GTACTGGAGTCACGGCGTATTCCCTGCACCCAGGGGTTATCCGGACAGAGCTGTGGCGCCACTCGCAGTCAAAGTACCCCATGCTGAGTTCCATGCTGTCAGCCCCCGCCTGGCTCCTGATGAAGACCCCCAGGGAGGGGGCCCAGACCACCATCTACTGCGCCGTCACTGAGGGGCTGGAGGAGAAGAGCGGCTACTACTTCAG TGACTGTCAGGTAAAGGAGCCAGCTCTTGAGGGGAGAGATGATCTTGCAGCACTGAGACTATGGGGCGTTAGCGCCGGGCTAGTGGGACTCAATTAA
- the LOC118399372 gene encoding retinol dehydrogenase 11-like isoform X3, with protein sequence MIDRGYVLLRKWIAGGICHSRAKLHGRTVVITGANTGIGKETAWDMAMRGNVMRVFSDGRYCVFSGARVIMACRDLTRGEAAATEIRSSTGNTNVVVQQLNLASLGSVRQFAREFIATETRLDILINNAGIMLCPKSFTVDGFESQFAVNHLGHFLLTNLLLDMLKASTPSRVVTVSSIAHQGGKIHYDDLNFDMKGYNSVIAYKQSKLANLLFSRELARRTKGTGVTAYSLHPGVIRTELWRHSQSKYPMLSSMLSAPAWLLMKTPREGAQTTIYCAVTEGLEEKSGYYFSDCQVKEPALEGRDDLAALRLWGVSAGLVGLN encoded by the exons ATGATTGACCGTG GCTATGTTTTACTGAGAAAGTGGATCGCCGGTGGGATATGCCACAGCCGTGCCAAACTGCATGGAAGGACTGTGGTGATCACTGGTGCCAACACTGGTATCGGCAAGGAGACGGCCTGGGATATGGCCATGAGAG GGAATGTGATGAGGGTGTTCTCAGATGGACGGTACTGCGTGTTCTCAGGAGCCCGGGTGATTATGGCTTGCCGAGACCTCACCAGGGGAGAGGCCGCTGCAACAGAGATCCGCAGTTCTACTGGAAATACTAACGTGGTGGTGCAACAACTAAACCTGGCCTCCCTCGGGTCAGTACGACAGTTTGCCAGGGAATTCATTGCCACGGAGACCCGTCTGGACATACTTATCAACAACGCAG GTATAATGCTATGTCCCAAAAGCTTCACAGTGGATGGGTTTGAGAGTCAATTTGCTGTCAATCACCTAGGTCACTTCCTATTGACCAATCTTCTCCTGGACATGCTGAAAGCCTCCACCCCCAGCCGCGTCGTCACTGTGTCTAGCATCGCTCATCAAGGCG GAAAAATCCACTATGATGACCTTAACTTTGATATGAAGGGGTACAACTCAGTAATTGCCTACAAGCAGAGTAAACTGGCCAATCTCCTCTTCTCTAGGGAGCTGGCACGAAGGACCAAAG GTACTGGAGTCACGGCGTATTCCCTGCACCCAGGGGTTATCCGGACAGAGCTGTGGCGCCACTCGCAGTCAAAGTACCCCATGCTGAGTTCCATGCTGTCAGCCCCCGCCTGGCTCCTGATGAAGACCCCCAGGGAGGGGGCCCAGACCACCATCTACTGCGCCGTCACTGAGGGGCTGGAGGAGAAGAGCGGCTACTACTTCAG TGACTGTCAGGTAAAGGAGCCAGCTCTTGAGGGGAGAGATGATCTTGCAGCACTGAGACTATGGGGCGTTAGCGCCGGGCTAGTGGGACTCAATTAA